The following DNA comes from Bradyrhizobium sp. SK17.
CTGTTGGGCGAAGCCCGGATGACGCTGGAGACGTCGACGGCGACCTGCTGCCGGCCGACCTTGGTGAAGGGGTCGTTCGATCGCGCGTAGTCGTTGAGCGCCATGGCGCCGCGATCCGTCGTGAAATCGTAGGCGCGCAGCCAGTTCTGCCGAACGATGATGGCGTCGGACGGAATCGAGCGCACCTGCTCGATGAAGCGTGCGAGATGAAAGGCGATCTGGGGATCGGTCGGACGATAGTCGGCGACCGCTGGCGCCACCGCCTGCGCCTGGCCGAGCCGGTCGACCTGCACAACCCATGGCACGATCGTGCCGCGGGCCGATTGCCAGACCAGCGCCGCCGCAAAGCTGGCGGACAGGACCAAAGAACCGAAGGCCATGAGCCGCCAATTCTTCGCCTGGACGCGCGCGGCGCCGATACGCTCGTCCCAGACCTGAGCGGCGCGCTGATATGGCGTCTCGGGTTCTGGTGCTTTGCCGTAGTGAGTAGAAGGTCTTTTGAACATCAGCGATCGCCTTGGGAGAGGTTGATGGAGGAGCCGCCGCCATGGCTGTCGCCGCTGCGAACGGCGTGGGCGGCGGCCGTCACACCGTGGCTCAGGGCTTGTGAGCGCTTCATGCGCTGGGCCCAGGCCGGCGGTCCGTCAGCCGCAACGGGTGACGCAGCCTCGGCCGCGCTTCCACCGATCGTGCCCATGGTCGACGTGCCGCCGGTGGCCGCGAACGCGGATTTGGCGCCCTCGGAGAAGCTCGACTTCATGCTGTCTGCTGCCTGGGAGGCCGCGCGACGCAGGGGTGACGTGGCGGCCGCGCCAGCGGCGCGAGCAACGCCACTGAGTCCAGACCCGACGGCAGACGCGCCCGACTGGCCAGCGGCGCCGAGGCTGTAGGCCGTCGAAGCGCCACCTGCCATCGCCGCGCCACCGCGCGCGGCCGCAGCGGTTCCGGAAAGAGCGGCGCCGCCGCCGCGCAGGGCCATTCCGCCCGCCGCGCCGGCCGCGACCAGAGCGCCACCCGCCGCGAGGCCGGTTCCGACCGCCGCGCCAGCGCCGAGCTGGGGACCGCCGGAGACGAGGCCGTTGGCGATGCCGGGACCGAAGATTCCGAGTCCGAGCAGCGACAGCGCGGCGAGCACGATCGCCATCGCCTGGTCGATCGTCGGCGTCTGGCCGGCGAAACCGGCGGTGAACTGGGAGAACAAGGTTGAGCCGATGCCGATGATGACGGCGAGGACCAGCACCTTGATGCCGCTCGAGATGACGTTGCCGAGGACGCGTTCGGCCATGAACGCGGATTTGCCGAAGAGGCCGAAGGGAATCAGCACGAAGCCGGCAAGCGTCGTCAGCTTGAATTCGATCAGGGTGACGAAGAGCTGGACGGCGAGAAT
Coding sequences within:
- the trbF gene encoding conjugal transfer protein TrbF, which translates into the protein MFKRPSTHYGKAPEPETPYQRAAQVWDERIGAARVQAKNWRLMAFGSLVLSASFAAALVWQSARGTIVPWVVQVDRLGQAQAVAPAVADYRPTDPQIAFHLARFIEQVRSIPSDAIIVRQNWLRAYDFTTDRGAMALNDYARSNDPFTKVGRQQVAVDVSSVIRASPNSFRVAWAERRYENGQLAETTRWTAILTIVVQVPRNADRLRANPLGIYVNAINWSRELGQ
- the trbL gene encoding P-type conjugative transfer protein TrbL, coding for MGGTGVIDQFLEVFTRYIDSGFGLLGGEVAFIATTLIVIDVTLAALFWSWGADDDIMARLVKKTLFVGVFAYIIGNWNSLARIVFESFAGLGLKASGTGFTIEDLMRPGRVAQTGLDAGRPLLDSISNLMGWIAFFENFIQIACLLFAWALVLLAFFILAVQLFVTLIEFKLTTLAGFVLIPFGLFGKSAFMAERVLGNVISSGIKVLVLAVIIGIGSTLFSQFTAGFAGQTPTIDQAMAIVLAALSLLGLGIFGPGIANGLVSGGPQLGAGAAVGTGLAAGGALVAAGAAGGMALRGGGAALSGTAAAARGGAAMAGGASTAYSLGAAGQSGASAVGSGLSGVARAAGAAATSPLRRAASQAADSMKSSFSEGAKSAFAATGGTSTMGTIGGSAAEAASPVAADGPPAWAQRMKRSQALSHGVTAAAHAVRSGDSHGGGSSINLSQGDR